The nucleotide window ttatgtatAGATAAATTCAAAAGATTTAATTGACAGTCTCTAAAACCCGTTTGTCTATGAAACAGACAATTTCAATagataaatgacagttttttgtgaaaaaaacagTCGCCAAAGccaaatgaaagtttatttcgTACAATACGATCTCGAAAGCCAAATGGAGGCGATTTTTTTGAGTAAAACAGTCTCTAAAACCCGTTTGTCTATGACACAGACAATTTCAATagataaatgacagttttttgtgaaaaaaacagTCGCCAAAGccaaatgaaagtttatttcgTACAATACGATCTCGAAAGCCAAATGGAGGCGATTTTTTTGAGTAAAACAGTCTCTAAAACCCGTTTGTCTATGAAACAGACAATTTCAATagataaatgacagttttttgtgaaaaaaacagTCGCCAAAGccaaatgaaagtttatttcgTACAATACGATCTCGAAAGCCAAATGGAGGCGATTTTTTTGAGTAAAACAGTCTCTAAAACCCGTTTGTCTATGAAAGAGAcagtttccatagataaatgaaagttttttttaaaaaaaaacagtcgcCAAAGccaaatgaaagtttatttcgTACAATACGATCTCGAAAGCCAAATGGAGGCGATTTTTTTGAGTAAAACAGTCTCTAAAACCCGTTTGTCTATGAAAGAGAcagtttccatagataaatgaaagttttttttaaaaaaaaacagtcgcCAAAGccaaatgaaagtttatttcgTACAATACGAACTCTAAAGCCAAATAGAGGCGATTTTTTTGAGTAAAACAGTCTCTAAAACCCGTTTGTCTATGAAAGAGAcagtttccatagataaatgaaagttttttgtgaaaaaaaacaGTCGCCAAAGccaaatgaaagtttatttcgTACAATACGAACTCTAAAGCCAAATAGAGGCGATTTTTTTGAGTAAAACAGTCTCTAAAACCCGTTTGTCTATGACACAGACAATTTCAATagataaatgacagtttttagtgaaaaaaCAGTCGCCAAAGCCAAATGAGAGTTTATTTCGTACAATACGATCTCTAAAGCCAAATGGAGGCGATTTTTTTGAGTAAAACAGTCTCTAAAACCCGTTTGTCTATGAAAGAGAcagtttccatagataaatgaaagttttttgtgaaaaaaaacaGTCGCCAAAGccaaatgaaagtttatttcgTACAATACGAACTCTAAAGCCAAATAGAGGCGATTTTTTTGAGTAAAACAGTCTCTAAAACCCGTTTGTCTATGAAACAGACAATTTCAATagataaatgacagttttttgtgaaaaaaacagTCGCCAAAGccaaatgaaagtttatttcgTACAATACGAACTCTAAAGCCAAATAGAGGCGATTTTTTTGAGTAAAACAGTCTCTAAAACCCGTTTGTCTATGAAAGAGAcagtttccatagataaatgaaagttttttgtgaaaaaaaacaGTCGCCAAAGccaaatgaaagtttatttcgTACAATACGAACTCTAAAGCCAAATAGAGGCGATTTTTTTGAGTAAAACAGTCTCTAAAACCCGTTTGTCTATGAAAGAGAcagtttccatagataaatgaaagttttttgtgaaaaaaaacaGTCGCCAAAGccaaatgaaagtttatttcgTACAATACGAACTCTAAAGCCAAATAGAGGCGATTTTTTTGAGTAAAACAGTCTCTAAAACCCGTTTGTCTATGAAACAGACAATTTCAATagataaatgacagttttttgtgaaaaaaacagTCGCCAAAGccaaatgaaagtttatttcgTACAATACGAACTCTAAAGCCAAATAGAGGCGATTTTTTTGAGTAAAACAGTCTCTAAAACCCGTTTGTCTATGAAAGAGAcagtttccatagataaatgaaagttttttgtgaaaaaaaacaGTCGCCAAAGccaaatgaaagtttatttcgTACAATACGAACTCTAAAGCCAAATAGAGGCGATTTTTTTGAGTAAAACACTCTCTAAAACCCGTTTGTCTATGAAACAGACAATTTCAATagataaatgacagttttttgtgaaaaaaacagTCGCCAAAGccaaatgaaagtttatttcgTACAATACGAACTCTAAAGCCAAATAGAGGCGATTTTTTTGAGTAAAACAGTCTCTAAAACCCGTTTGTCTATGAAAGAGAcagtttccatagataaatgaaagttttttgtgaaaaaaaacaGTCGCCAAAGccaaatgaaagtttatttcgTACAATACGAACTCTAAAGCCAAATAGAGGCGATTTTTTTGAGTAAAACAGTCTCTAAAACCCGTTTGTCTATGAAACAGACAATTTCAATagataaatgacagttttttgtgaaaaaaacagTCGCCAAAGccaaatgaaagtttatttcgTACAATACGAACTCTAAAGCCAAATAGAGGCGATTTTTTTGAGTAAAACAGTCTCTAAAACCCGTTTGTCTATGAAAGAGAcagtttccatagataaatgaaagttttttgtgaaaaaaaacaGTCGCCAAAGccaaatgaaagtttatttcgTACAATACGAACTCTAAAGCCAAATAGAGGCGATTTTTTTGAGTAAAACAGTCTCTAAAACCCGTTTGTCTATGAAACAGACAATTTCAATagataaatgacagttttttgtgaaaaaaacagTCGCCAAAGccaaatgaaagtttatttcgTACAATACGAACTCTAAAGCCAAATAGAGGCGATTTTTTTGAGTAAAACAGTCTCTAAAACCCGTTTGTCTATGAAAGAGAcagtttccatagataaatgaaagttttttgtgaaaaaaaacaGTCGCCAAAGccaaatgaaagtttatttcgTACAATACGAACTCTAAAGCCAAATAGAGGCGATTTTTTTGAGTAAAACAGTCTCTAAAACCCGTTTGTCTATGAAAGAGAcagtttccatagataaatgaaagttttttttaaaaaaaaacagtcgcCAAAGccaaatgaaagtttatttcgTACAATACGATCTCGAAAGCCAAATGGAGGCGATTTTTTTGAGTAAAACAGTCTCTAAAACCCGTTTGTCTATGAAAGAGAcagtttccatagataaatgaaagttttttgtgaaaaaaaacaGTCGCCAAAGccaaatgaaagtttatttcgTACAATACGAACTCTAAAGCCAAATGGAGGCGATTTTTTTGAGTAAAACACTCTCTAAAACCCGTTTGTCTATGAAAGAGAcagtttccatagataaatgacagtttttttgtaaaaaaatgcaGTTAAGGAcatacaatgttttttttttcttgaacgAGATCATCTCTAAAGATAAATCAGAACCTTTACATAAACCAAACTACAAAATGCTTCGCCCTCTTCGAAAAAACTACAACGAATAACATGTAAACATACCACGATCAACTTACGAaccaaatctattcaaaatctaaaataaatcataaattcgCACGAACAATTCGATGATTTCGTATGAATTCCGATTTACGAAATTCCTCGCTAGAATCTGACGATGCGGTGAAATTTCGCGGAGCCGTCCCTGTCGGCTTCTTTCACTTTCCACCTGTTCGGTCCACACTTGGTCAACCCAACCTACATTCGCAATAATTTTAGAGATTCCGCGCCGGTATTACAGAAATCACTTTTCATTACACATTCCATTTTATCGtgagaaaataatttacgaACATTCATTATCATCAAGACGTTTAGACTGCGTAGCGCCCGAAAAAAATTCCCTAAAGCGGATTCGTCTGCCGGTATATAACGAAATAAAGGAAATTTCGCAATTTCTAACAAGCAATCATCAATTTATTCGAAGCGTGCATTTTTTAGAGCATATAGAATTTTTCAACAACGGAAAAATTAAACTTTCTTTTACACGCTATCATAAACACAATACAATTAAAcctttcttatatattaaaacgaAAATCTATTGttcttcatatttataaatacaacgaaatacgaaaaaaactgtaataaacaTGTAATACATCATGTACTCACTTTATAGtttgttgtttttgaaatatctactttttataatacaaacaGTGAATAGTGAACAAAACGAAACGACGTCAACCACAAACAACAATACGAATCAAAAAGTTACTGAAAGAAAAATCACGGTTACCAACCAAACATCGAACGAAGTTAGaaagtttgacgttttcaaACCGAGCGTTCAAATCAGCGGAAATTTGTACACAAATCAACAATCGAAAACAATCGATTTACCTCCAATCGATGACTGGTCGTCTTGGAACAAGAAATACGACGAAACGTCAATACAAACGCCATGGAGATACTCGAAAATCAAATTCCCCAACGAGGAAACTAATTACCAAACTTATCCTTCAATTAACCCGACGGTAAAACCGCAAAGTATGTGGAATAAATTTATGAGTTTTACCGGTTTGAATAATCCATCGTCGAAATCTTTCTACAACGATCATTTAGAACCTAACACGTATATTTACCATGGTAATAATTTGGAACACCATCCCCATTATATTCCGAAAGAACATTATCATCCAGTCGAACCTTATGGGGGTTCAATCAGCCCTTGgaagaaaattctcaaagtaTTAGCTACGATCGTCCCTTTAGGGCTGCTTTTGGGCGCCTTAACACCTACTATTATAACAGTAACACCAACAAACGAAACGTAAGTTTCAATTACTTGTATTtcgttatatttataaatgtttttttttattgtttagaGAGAGtagattcaatagaaaaaacgaCGCGGTTGACACCATTATGGATAAAGTCGCGAACTCGTTGAATACCCTTCAAAAATTACAACAAGATGGCTGcgaacaaaaagttttttgcgAATTATTGGTCAACGCTATGCTTTCCAAAAACGCCGAAGAAcacatcaaaaatttattagataACTTCGTAAAGAGGTTAGTAcaaccatagacaaattttaTCCCACTCCCATTTTTTAGAATTCTTCTATTAGAACTAAAACTCCTTCAAACATCGTTGACCTgttagatttcaatttttctttcacttaataaataattgttgttttatcattttttttttttagatctGGTATTAACGAAACAAGTTTTATGAAAGTCCTAGAAGcggtcaaaaatcaaaattgttcaTCTATTATTTGCAGAATAGTTAAAGATCCAACGTAATATGATAAATACAtcgatttattaaaataacgtttataaaatatactattttcataataaacaagtatttttgaaaaacctatatttttgtttcaccCTGTAcgtattatttaataattaaaaaaaaagttacaatacAAACCTATTAGGTAGGCAATCATTCATACATCCATCAATTGAAACTCGTTATTCATAAATATCCTAATACTACAGAAGTTTCCACGCCCcctctttcaattttcaattaaaagtaataaactATCGATATTTATCGATAGTTGGGTTTTCGATAACAGTGCATTAGAGATCGTTGATTGGGTCACGACGTAGCGGCGTGCCACGTAAATTTCCACGAACGTTATTACATCAACACATTCTTAACATTAAAGATTTCTAATCACAATTAATAGCTTTAGAAGTCAATAATACCAACTGAATCTATGAATAAATTAACCTATCAGTATATTTGTATACACAAACGGGATAGCTGAAGATCCAACGTAATATAATTCAGAATAACGTTTAAAGAATATCCCATTTCTATAATAAagaagtatttttgaaaaaactgttcatattatttaataattaaaaaaatgttgcaaTAGAAACCTATTAGGTAGGCAATCTTTCATACATCCATCATTTGAAACTTATTATTCGTAAACATCGTAATACTACAGAAGCTTCCACGCCCTCTTTCAACTTTCtattaaaactaataaactAATTACAATTAATAGCGTCACAAATCAATAATACCAACTgaatctataaataaattaacctATCAGTATATTTGTATACGCAAACGGGATAGTTGAAGATCCAACGTAATATAATTCAGAATAACGTTTATAAAATATCCCTTTTCTATAATAAAGAAGTATCTTTGAAAAAACTCtacatattatttaataattaaaaaaaaagttgcaaTAGAAACCTATTAGGTAGGCAATCATTCATACATCCATCATTTGAAACTCGTTATTTATAAACATCGTAATACTACAGAAGCTTCCACGCCCTCTTTCAACTTTCtattaaaactaataaactAATTACAATTAATAGCGTCACAAATCAATAATACCAACTgaatctataaataaattaacctATCAGTATATTTGTATACGCAAACGGGATAGTTGAAGATCCAACGTAATATAATTCAGAATAACGTTTATAAAATATCCCTTTTCTATAATAAAGAAGTATCTTTGAAAAAACTCtacatattatttaataattaaaaaaaaagttgcaaTAGAAACCTATTAGGTAGGCAATCATTCATACATCCATCATTTGAAACTCGTTATTTATAAACATCGTAATACTACAGAAGCTTCCACGCCCTCTTTCAACTTtcaattaaaactaataaactATCGATATTTATCGATAGTTGGGTTTTCGATAACAGTGCATTGGAGATCGTTGATTGGGTCACGACGTAGCGGCGTGCCACGTAAATTTGTGCAACGCCCATATCCACGAACGTTAATACATCAACACATTCTTAACGTTAAAGATTACTAATAACAATTGATAGCGTTAGAAATCAATAATACCAGCTGAATTgttatctataaataaattaacttaTCAGTATATTTGTATACACAAACTTTTATCGTAAATTTAATTGGAAACTGTTGTGTTTTCACTTGATATTAGAAAAGTTGTATACCATTATGAgacatttgtttttaaatcttgttttttaaaCTGATTATTCACTTTTATAAACTATTCGTTAATTTTGCTACTTACTGTATAATATATAACACAATTATTTTAGCGATATAAAAAATGTCTGCCATGTTTGAtccattgaaaaataaacatttatataaaatagtactgttcaaaataacaacagtttattattatttaaatatgaaatgtttattaataaccatatttattaatattatttcgcTTTTCGCGCATGTCCGATAGCTTCCGAAAATAATTCAGTCTTGACAACCATAGGCTATACAGTTATGACCGAGTTATAGTcagttacaaaatatttgaaaagattaACTTCAAAACGACCTTGTACAACTAGATAAGATTCTATAAAACCCTGGTTGATTTATTGACCTCAAAGTAtcaaaatgtgtttttattttgaaaataatttccatagttttataaaaatcttcttttttatttagaaatcgATATCGATTAATTTCGAttgttttacaatatttaaaacaatttcaactGTTACAGCAATCAGAAATAATTTATGTTgttataatcgattattttcgattgttttacaagaattaaaaactatttttaactgtttcagagaaatcataaatattttctattcttgTCAAAGAATCGATATCGatgaatttcgattttttacaattattaattcataataaataataaacgcTCGAGTAAGAATCGTTCGGACATCGACAATAATCGATAGTTTGTATATCGGTAACAATCGATAGTTTGTTACATGTATTTTCAATCTCTACGCTTTTTTTGAACACGCGTACTGATTTAAGATGAggttttcgtattttttttttttaactttgaatttgTACTTGGTACATTTGTagatatagaaataaaacaacgatattttaatctaatatttatgtatttgttttgGAAATCACTAACCATGatataataaagtaaaataGACCAATCGGATACACGGCCAACAATTTTCTGTTCGGTTTTTGACTGTCGCCCAAAAATATCATGGAAGCttgaaaaacgaataaaaaatgCCTAAAATGTGAAAAGTTTCGCATTAACAAACTTACCGTAAGTCGCCCAAAGGAAACCCATCATGGATACaacaaatctaataaaaaaaagtacaacCGACTGATTAGCCAATAATATCACCCGGCAAATAATCAAAGCAATCGCAGTTGGTAGTAAACAATATCCTAGGACGCATACACTTTGAAAAAACGatctaaaaaaaacaataataaacgaaatatacgaaaaatttAATGTACTTACATATTCCCTCCGAGTAATTTAGAATTTAAAGTAACAACCATTGAACCGATCCATACAATAACAAATACTTGCGCAAATTCGGGCCCCCCGTCGTTTTTAATATGATCATCGGTAGACGAACCCTGTAAAAAcctgaaaaatcgaaaatttaatttaattaaataaacatataattaTACTTACATTGCTAGAAAAGTACAAAGAAGTAACGGTCCCCACAAGTCCCCTAAAAACCTATAATAACAAATCAAATCGATTTTATGAGATATTTAACTTACATTCTTTCAATAAAGTCTTTTTCTCTTTGGGAAACAACACGTGTGCAAATTTCACACCGACGGCTCTTAAATCTCgtaactgaaacaaaaaaaattttaattgaattacgTAATTAGTTAAATTACTTACTATAGTTTCACTGATGGGTTCGTTTAAAGTATTGAAATCTGGTTGTCCGATTTGTGTGGTATTCGGGGCTTTTGGTATGGACATCTCTCCTTCCACGTAACCACCTTCATCTTCAAACATCTAAAATATatggaattaataataaattttaacgtATCGTAATTATTTTGTACTTCTAATTTCGTTGAATCCATAATTATAACTATTTAATACTTAAATATTTACtagtttttttagttaaatcaatattatttgtttatgtcATGTAATGTCAATTTCATATGTCAACTGTCATTGGTGCAAATATTATATAAGCAACTTTTATCACAGCTTAGTATTTTGTATTGCGTATTAATGAAACatcgaatataaaattaacaatgatttgtttttcactttattctaaatataagttattctaatattttccatagcctgatatatatgaaataaatggAAGTATATATTCTCTATAAGCAATAATAAGGTTATACTAGAATTATTAAAACCAGCTAGACAACCAATCATACaacaaagtaaataatattatcTATCCATtagatattcaatattattcaatttccaattactattttccattcaaatgttgaattatgtaataaaatgaataaatcacTTTCCTATTCCActcatttattgatatttaatataaattaacgAAAGTAACTGAACATGCTTGTTGGTTCAATCATCATAGTCTTCTTTCTTATGAGACAAAATGGAGGAACTAATTTACCTCAGTGCCGTGCGTTTTGTgaaggttaaaaaaaaatattttatttgatgcaataatattaataaaaaaactgtaaagGTATAAAGGgaataaaaaaagtagaaatttttatatttattatacttcCATAAAAATATACCAGTCTTAATCagtatttctattgaaattgaaagaacTAATATTACTAAGATCGCTTTTTACATAACTACCCCTAGAATATCTCGTGCCCGTTCTGTATCCGCAGATAATTTGTTTAGAAGCTAATCTCATTTTTTCCgacattaaattatataaaatgggATTTAAAGTTGgcgagaaataataaaaaacaccGGAAGTGATGTATAACCAATAATTGACTTCTTCGAAACGTGGCGAGCCGATCATGTACGTCGACAGGATCCTTTGAGTGTGAAACGGACACCAACAAATGAAAAAACCGAATACTACAAAAGCTGAAACAAGAAATTATATGTACCAcaattgtttaataaaaatatttttcagaagaaacacaaattttatcaatattcaattaCCGTTTGGAAGCTTGTCAACACTGTATACCGAAAACGGAAGACCCCGATTATAAAAAATGGACTCGCCCGAACCAATTATTTTCGTACACCGTACCAGGGTCGTTCAAAAAATACGATCTACTTACATAACATCTTGACGACGTTGTACCGTTGTCTCATTTGTCTGTTATTTCTTATCAGTACGGCACCGGTCATACCTTCTTCGGCGAAATAACCTCTTTTCGTCGTCTTCCTTATCACTATAcccattttaatatattgtaaaataattataacaagcGGTAGAAAAAAGAATACGATCGTGCTTATTTCGGCCAAAGGAATAAAATCAGGTTGGTAGATCATCGCGCACAGACCGGATTGCTGGAAAACACAAATACGAGGGATAGTCAAAAAGATGGATGAAACAGTGAAATTCTATTCTTTTAGATAATGACCGAACAAATTGGCACACATATCATTACTGTCGATTAACTTTGATCGTCTAACGTTTTCAACGAGTGAAAATATACGAGGAATAGTCAAAAAGATGGATGAAACAgtgaaattctgtttttttacaTAATGACCGAACAAATTTGCACACATATCATTACTGTCGATTAACTTTGATCGTCTAACGTTTTCAGCGAGTGAAAATATACGAGGGATAGTCAGAAGAATGGATGAAAGCGTGAAATTCTATTCTTTTACATAATGACCGAACAAATTGGCACACATATCATTACTGTCGATTAACTTTGATCGTCTAACGTTTTCAGCGAGTGAAAATATACGAGGGATAGTCAAAAAGATGGATGAAACAgtgatattctatttttttacatattgaCCGAACAAATTGGCACACATATCATTACTGTCGATTAACTTTGATCGTCTAACGTTTTCAGCGAGTAAAAATATACGAGGAATAGTCAAAAAGATGGATGAAAGAGTGAAATTCTATTCTTTTACATAATGACCGAACAAATTGGCACACATATCATTACTGTCGATTAACTTTGATCGTCTAACGTTTTCAGCGAGTGAAAATATACGAGGGATAGTCAAAAAGATGGATGAAACagtgaaattctatttttttacatattgaCCGAACAAATTGGCACACATATCATTACTGTCGATTAACTTTGATCGTCTAACGTTTTCAGCGAGTGAAAATATACGAGGGATAGTCAGAAGAATGGATGAAAGCGTGAAATTCTATTCTTTTACATAATGACCGAACAAATTGGCACACATATCATTACTGTCGATTAACTTTGATCGTCTAACGTTTTCAGCGAGTGAAAATATACGAGGGATAGTCAAAAAGATGGATGAAACagtgaaattctatttttttacatattgaCCGAACAAATTGGCACACATATCATTACTGTCGATTAACTTTGATCGTCTAACGTTTTCAGCGAGTAAAAATATACGAGGAATAGTCAAAAAGATGGATGAAAGAGTGAAATTCTATTCTTTTACATAATGACCGAACAAATTGGCACACATATCATTACTGTCGATTAACTTTGATCGTCTAACGTTTTCAGCGAGTGAAAATATACGAGGGATAGTCAAAAAGATGGATGAAACagtgaaattctatttttttacatattgaCCGAACAAATTGGCACACATATCATTACTGTCGATTAACTTTGATCGTCTAACGTTTTCAGCGAGTGAAAATATACGAGGGATAGTCAGAAGAATGGATGAAAGCGTGAAATTCTATTCTTTTACATAATGACCGAACAAATTGGCACACATATCATTACTGTCGATTAACTTTGATCGTCTAACGTTTTCAGCGAGTGAAAATATACGAGGGATAGTCAAAAAGATGGATGAAACagtgaaattctatttttttacatattgaCCGAACAAATTGGCACACATATCATTACTGTCGATTAACTTTGATCGTCTAACGTTTTCAGCGAGTAAAAATATACGAGGAATAGTCAAAAAGATGGATGAAAGAGTGAAATTCTATTCTTTTACATAATGACCGAACAAATTGGCACACATATCATTACTGTCGATTAACTTTGATCGTCTAACGTTTTCAGCGATTGAAAATATACGAGGGATAGtcagaaattggaaaaaaaatattttatacaaggaGAGCGagttaaattgtatttttatacaTACTTACTTAACAAATTAGGGTAATGGTCATTGATTTCGTATGTTTCCAGcgattaaaaatatacaggggGTGTTCGGAGAATAGAAAAGAGCGAATTTCTACTTACCGGTATTATTGTATCCGATTCGAAGGGATATTTTATGAAATCGACTCCGCTGTAACAAGCGAAAGGTATGGCGCATAACAAGGATACGATCCATATGCAAAATATGATCCTCATGGATCTCTGAAGATTTGTTATCGCTATGGTATATAAAGGATGACAGATCGCCAGGTATCTTTCGGTCGAAAATGCCACTACCGTTAATAAGGAAACGTAAGTAgcactgaaaataattttttttacgattCAGAAAATTTACAACGCTGCATGCGCACGCGCACGCGCACGCGCACGCGCATATACTTTTCTCAacgtattttattaatttttttgattgaatttcgTTGTATTAAacgatatttttcattaaaacaaattattttcgtatttaaattgaataactATCATGGTTGTCggtattttttggaaatttgttcGAAATTCGGTGTGTTGGCGAAcgtaaattttttcctaatcaaaaaataaatacttatacTGATACTTATACTTATAAGGACCGCCGTTTTCGAATTATAAGCCCCcaaagttgaaatttatttatttggttaatAATTACCTTTAGCCAcgggacattctgtatatatcGATTACTTTTCggtattaattatttaaaaaaaaagtgtctgATCAAAATTGACAAGAAAAATACGGCAGATTATAAAGTTTTCGAAAAGTTTTTCGAGATTTAACCACGTCAGTAGAGTCATTTCggtttttttgtcaaatttatacagtgtgatttagaaaatttcgtttttttgttatttaacagTTCGCATCAATTGGTTATACAAGtttacgtgaaaaaaaaatgaaattaaagtgaaaatacatcgataataataaaaaagaaaattgattattacgTTTCCGAAATAAGAGCTCTCGTTTTGCACAACAAATCGCCCAAAGTCCAAGGATATTGGTGCCAATAAAGTGACACGTCATAAGGTAAACctataaaatcaatttcatcattaatatatcaaaagaaccggataataatgtattatttcGTTTCT belongs to Diorhabda carinulata isolate Delta chromosome X, icDioCari1.1, whole genome shotgun sequence and includes:
- the LOC130902039 gene encoding uncharacterized protein LOC130902039 translates to MYSLYSLLFLKYLLFIIQTVNSEQNETTSTTNNNTNQKVTERKITVTNQTSNEVRKFDVFKPSVQISGNLYTNQQSKTIDLPPIDDWSSWNKKYDETSIQTPWRYSKIKFPNEETNYQTYPSINPTVKPQSMWNKFMSFTGLNNPSSKSFYNDHLEPNTYIYHGNNLEHHPHYIPKEHYHPVEPYGGSISPWKKILKVLATIVPLGLLLGALTPTIITVTPTNETESRFNRKNDAVDTIMDKVANSLNTLQKLQQDGCEQKVFCELLVNAMLSKNAEEHIKNLLDNFVKRSGINETSFMKVLEAVKNQNCSSIICRIVKDPT
- the LOC130902666 gene encoding protein YIPF6, with product MDSTKLEMFEDEGGYVEGEMSIPKAPNTTQIGQPDFNTLNEPISETILRDLRAVGVKFAHVLFPKEKKTLLKEWDLWGPLLLCTFLAMFLQGSSTDDHIKNDGGPEFAQVFVIVWIGSMVVTLNSKLLGGNISFFQSVCVLGYCLLPTAIALIICRVILLANQSVVLFFIRFVVSMMGFLWATYASMIFLGDSQKPNRKLLAVYPIGLFYFIISWLVISKTNT
- the LOC130902667 gene encoding neuropeptides capa receptor-like, which codes for MNDSSYINDEESLFLCIRQAELTTNISTNPWPLIHCFRGPQTQDLKTTLFVTIISCVIFLTGLLGNLIVCVVIIKHKSLHNPTEYYLLNLAVSDLILLIFGLPYDVSLYWHQYPWTLGDLLCKTRALISETATYVSLLTVVAFSTERYLAICHPLYTIAITNLQRSMRIIFCIWIVSLLCAIPFACYSGVDFIKYPFESDTIIPQSGLCAMIYQPDFIPLAEISTIVFFFLPLVIIILQYIKMGIVIRKTTKRGYFAEEGMTGAVLIRNNRQMRQRYNVVKMLSFVVFGFFICWCPFHTQRILSTYMIGSPRFEEVNYWLYITSGVFYYFSPTLNPILYNLMSEKMRLASKQIICGYRTGTRYSRGSYVKSDLSNISSFNFNRNTD